Within Anguilla anguilla isolate fAngAng1 chromosome 11, fAngAng1.pri, whole genome shotgun sequence, the genomic segment TAATAATGCAGATGGGCTCCCTCTTGGACTCAACAGGTAAACAGGAATGACTGGGCCACAGACACGCAGGGAATCTGTCCAAAATTTTGAAAGCACACCCCCAAATGTATCTCATTAACACATTTGCACAGCAATTGGACTAAAAGGGAAAATATAAAGGGTCAGATCCACATTTGCCAGCAGCTGTGCCACCATGTACTCGGCTCCTGGTGAATGGGTGAAGCCAAACAGGTGTGGGTTTGCTTACTACTTTGATTTGAGCCCCCCCCGGGAAAGcaaagttgttgttgttgttgtaagaTGTAGGTGTTgttgggccagtagggggcgatcttccctctggtcaaataaagcCCAGTACACCAGTGAAGTGACCTAGCAGTTGCTGTCTTTCAGATGAAATATTACAGCACGGACCTTACTCACTGCGCTCAGAAACACAACACCTATTATAAAGAGGAGGGGTTCTACTGGTGTTCTGGCTAAATTTTTAACCGGCTacctaatccccccccctcccccctccaatttaactggctaaaattgttttctccctctccaccatGTGTAGTGAGTGATGCACATTCGTGGTGGCTGAGGTCGTCATTTTTGGGCATTCGTATTTTTCAAACATAATGTAACCTTACATGTGCAATATGGCAGTGTCTACCAATGTATATGAAATTACACATTAATGGGCTACAAGTCAcacgtgggggaaaaaataatgatgacATCTTGTTCAATGGACATTAAGAGCAAATTAACCATTGCCATAGACAGCAATAGCTGCTGTGCACATGCAGCTGTTTGGAACAGGtagtaaacaaaaacagaaacaggcagGTAAAATGAGGGCCAGGTACTTGCAAAGTGGAGTCTACAAGAGGCTCATCCATTTGCAGCCATGGTCCATGTTTGTGAGGACGGTGGGAGCAGATGACAGAAATTATGTTGACAGGATGGACAACAGGCACATTCACACTAAGAAAGAAACACTAGATTTTTTTCTCAGGATTTCTACTTTATTAGTTGAATTTCCAGTTTAAACGCTATCGAAACAGAATAAATACTGTAGGAATCCAAGTCTACACCCAGTGGTCATATCAACTTTGGTCATGACCTAGCTGTCATATAAAAAAAGTgcacaaatatacaaaacaatatACATTTCCAACTCGcctaataaactaaaaaaaagtggTGTCTTCCCCAACTGTCATTCCATCAACAAAACTATAATTTCTTCAGCATTGTCTCACGGTCCTGAACCCAAGGATCTTTGTTCAGTTTCAATTCTTGTGATTCAAGtgataatcattttaatattttcatcttAAAAGTTCAAAATCTAATCACATAGGAAAACTAAAAGTACGCTGCATTAGCTTTATTATGCTAGTTATAGGAACAGATGAAATGCTAGCAAATTGGACTTCCAGCATTTGTGATTTGAATTATTGGAAAGtgtcacatattttaaaaatctctcaATCAAATTGTTCATTCCTGTTCATATGAGACCGTATCACACCAAAGTTGCTTTAGAACTGTGAGCCAACAAAAAACCAGACAAGTTCACTAATTTTAAGCAAACCTGGTAAAATATCCTGAACATACAAAATGTTACCCATATTGAACTGGCTGTGCCTGCATTGATAAAATAATCAACTATTACACAACTCCACAGATTCTAGAAGGGTTAGAGTTGGACATGCTTTGAGTGGCACAGATACTGCAAGGCAGTGTAGTAACAGTTTTGGGTCACTGGTATCAACTGGGCACATTACCAAAGGTATACAAGATATAAAGACTGTATAATAATCGGTTTTTTATAAGACCTAGGACTGATGTTTGTCATGTggcaaactgaaatattaaaaatacactgGCTTAAAGGATAGgcatatacattttagtttgtACTGCTTTTGTGGCAGTCACTGcaagggctctacagtgctcccattttaagagcatttgctcctgaaaatagATGTGCGCtaactgggaaaaaaataatgtaggagcacatctactaattgggatgcattagtgcgCTCCTAAATCTTTCAACCTAAGAGCACGTGTCCCtcggaaaaaaaatgttagagtAAGAGCCCTGCAGGGTGTgacagcagccattttcttcCCGGTCACGTCTGCTTTCTTAAAATGGAAGTGAAGCTCTCGTTAACAGAAGAACTACGAAACGTCCCTCTCACTCAGGCGACAAGGTCATGCATCTTGTATTTTCCCACAGCATCACCTCAGCAAAATCTGCCATTAAAAAAAGTGATATAGCCAAACATTACTGGCGGCAGTTAGATTTCTGTAAGAGATTGTGCTTTATTTGTGTAGAACCACATTAAGGCTGTAATGTGAGTATTAATGTGTATCGGGATTCTCGATCTTCACAGTTCATGCGCTCCATAAAATGCTCTTTATATTTTGCCCTCCCCCACCATATGACGCTTAAAAACAACTGTGCATCCTTCTAAAAAAGGACAGTGTTCCATTAAGCAACGCACCGAAAATAACAAATATCTAGTAGTTTTCCCACGACAACCAAGAAAGGTTTACTTCTCACGTCAAGTACCAAGCTGTATGGTACAGAGAGATATTgactttaattacaattacttATAACAGTACTTGGGcaaattatttacacattaaaaGTAAAGACACTGAAACTACCTGTACAGTAAAAACCAAAAAGTGAATGTGGTCTGCAGATTGGACAGCTATGCTCATTTTCAGCTTATTTTTCTCGTTTAAAATGATTGGTTTGGTAAATTGGCAGGTTATGATTGATATGCTGGATAAGGACACAATGTAACTGTTCAAAGGCCTCTATGTTCCAGGTCTCAGAATGGTAGTCCACATGGgagctcactggatgtttttttttcctgatttttgAAACTCAAAATTAGATGCAACGGTCCAGAACTGGGACCTGCACTCATACAGAGAGACATTTTCATATTGAAACCAATTGTGTTACAACCAAAATGGCATAAAGGAGCATAAATACATCAGACAAAAGACACTTCCATACTAAATATAATAACACGCTTATGTAAATTATGGGTAACTCTGATGTTCTTAGTGCTAGGAAACAAAGATGTCACTTATATTCCAAGATGAAAAAATGCCGTCAGGATTTTAAGCAAGTTTCAAAGCTTAAACAGTAGAACAATGTCCAATTAATTTTTCAACATTTACCATTTAAGACAGACCGAGAAACCAAGAGGTAGCAACAATCCAAGATAAGACAACTGCTGTATGAGTAATATTCTTTTTGTGAAAGTGAATTTCTTCCTTACAAAATTAAAGAATCCTTTGTTGGTATTTTCACTCAgtttcactgggggggggggatcttagTGAAGGGGGTAAACTTCAGTCTTCAAAAACCAGCCTAGTCCCTGGACCGCTGGGATACTTTGGAAAAATAACCAATACGGAGCTATCAAGGGAAAATAAACATCTTTTCCGGACGCGGTTCTAAACCCGAGTAACCGAGGGCAGGAAGGACGTCAGGCTAAATGGCCCTTGAAGAACtggagtgactcactgtgcCCACTACGCTCAAAACTCCGCCCACTGCTGCCCAACTACTCTGCCTCGGGCTTGGGGTCCGGCTCAGGCTGCTGGgcctgggtctgggtctgggtctgggctACTTCCTCCACCTGTGGCTTCAGGGAGCTCTTGCTAATGGACAGAAGATCTCGCAGTTCCTTGTTTTCAATctgcacaccaaaaaaaaaaaaaacaacacgacCAAGCACAGGAGAGCACAAAATGAGCGTGTGCGTAACATCACAAAACTACggtatttttttagtttaatcAACTCATGCCCAGATCTTCATATACTGCTGAAAATTTGAAGGCCTGATTTACTAGGACCTTTAGCGTGGGCAAGACCTTTAGCATgggcaaaaccttttagcacacgcaaagccaataacatgaccaacgATTGGTCacggtatttgttttgcaacaGTCATTGGTGGTGTTATTAgatttgtgtgtgctaaaaggttttgcacttgctaaaggtcttagtaaatcatgCCCTTAGAGTACTGCATTTAATGATCGTCAACTCATAAAAACCAGAAGAGCAGTGAAGTATGAATCCAAGGTATGAAAGATTAAGAACAAAATACACGTTTGACATTTCATAGTTAGTATTCCACCTTCTGATGTAACaccaatgcatttaaatgtttttttgggatCAGACTAGTTAAAAGTGATTTGTTTACTAACCTATAGCTCAAGTGAGCACAAGCTGATACTGAAAGTGCGTGTGTATTCTGGATTAAACTCATTAGTCAAAGCAATAAGAAGCTGAAGATGGCAGCTGGTTGATGTACTAACAATAATATGTAAAGTAGAGGCCATTTCAAGTGAATTAATGCACCGTAACCAGATCCAGAAAACAGGTACAAATCAGTTAAAATAAAGTCAAGACTGCCTAAATTGCATGTCCTGTACTCTGCATGATACGTTTTAAAGTTACTACGTGCCGCATATTGATTCGACTGCAAAATTTACGTGAACCCGACAATCCCAAGATGTAGCAGGATGTTACACTAAGAGCACACATTTTGACTTGCAAAGATACGAGCGCTTTACCTCCAGCTGGGCTAGCCGCTCCCTCACGGTGCAGTAGTGCTGGTCATCCACCTGGACGGCTTTCCGCATCACCTGTCCCATCTCACATATACGCTCCAGCTGATTCTGCACCTcctggggagcggggggggggtggggggtggggagagaagaAAGCAATGTATGATGAAGACACAGATTTCAGATGGTGGGAGGGCAGAAAACGAACAACACATTAAACAACTTTTCAgtcatcacacacatacacatgtacatctTTTTCTTTGTATTATCTATCTGCTCAGCAGGTGATGTTACATTTACAAACCTTTAATCTTGTCTGCTGTCCCTTTACATAGGTaaagtacattaaaataaaatggcaaagaaCCACCTGTGATCGGAACATGCAactttctgtcaaaaaaaacaaattccctCACTAGGACAAGCTGTTCAATGCATGCACTTATTTCTGGCAATCAATCACAACACTATCATAATCCTTGTAATCCAGCGTTGTCACAGGGTTCCCACTGTTTTAAAGATATTcatttccaggacattttatGTGAGCAACACCTGTAATAtatagagcagtggtaaccaacccagttcctggagatctaccatcttgtaggctttcatttcaaccctaatttggcacacctgactccactatttagcagctcagtgagatctctagcagttgactgaggtgtgctttgtaagGGTTTGGAAAGAAAACGTAAATGACaatagatctccaagaacagggttggatACCACTGATATAGAGGCACAGATCGTGATTGCggtccgggggggtgggggtggatttTCAATCACGGCACGGAAAACCcaataaaaaaatctcttgGTTTTCCAGGACATGTGGGAACCCCCGTGTCACCAAACCATGACgtgagagacagcagagacCTTGGCGTGGTCCTCATGCAAGCTGAGCACGGGCCGGGTGTCCATCTCTTTCTTGTCCTTCATCAGCTGCAGCATCTGCTTGCGGTACCGGCCCATGATCAGCTCCAGCGCGTACTGATGCTCCTCCAGAGACAGCCACAGCTCTGGCACAGGAAGACGCGGACGGGTTAATTTCATCGTTACCGCCAATGGTGACACCATCACAAATATGGCATTCTGTCCATTCAGGAATGCATTGAGCAAATAAATCGGGAGTCAATCGGAATACGAGCTTCACTGATCGATTCTGAACTCGATCAAATCGATCGCTCATTCCGAATCTTCTTCAGCCTGACGCGAGTCGCGTGGAAACCTGAACGAGCCCTTGTTCTGCTAATGAAGCACTTAAGAAAACCTGTGTCTCACAATAAATCGCATGCAAGGAAACACAGGAGTAATGAGACAGGTCGATATATCaatgaaaaggacaaaaaatgaGTAATCTCACCTCTGTTCTCCTGCTGTAGCTCTTTAATCTGGGTATTCTCTTGGGTCAGCAGAATGTGCGGCTTGTACTTGGAGAACTCCTTCAGTTCAGAACTGTCCTCCTGGTACTGAGAATACAGTACAAATCCCCAATTACTCATCTATACTTAGATACGGCTCTTCTTAACCGACGCTGTTATAACCTGCAACTCGACACGTTTTTGACAACAGGTACTACTACTTCTAGGTCTAATGTGCTTCTTACCTTGTCTGGCAGCGCGTTCCCCACCTCCCTCATGCTGTGAACTCTCTGGCTCAGCGCTCCCGACTGCTCGATCAAACTCTCCGCCGCCGTGTCGTGCTCTTTGAGCCGTTCGAGCAGTGTGCGGGCATCGCCCAGCACTTTCTCTAGCGTGCATGTCATCGCTCTGTTGGTAGGCAACCACACTTGAAATTAGTTAGGCCTAAATTCTTTCAATGAGCTCTCCACAATTTCGCAGAATGAACATTAGTTGATTAGCCAAGCAATGAAAAGCTTTCACAAAAACGCGAAGCCGACTGAAACTAAGTATGCAGTTCCATGTGCATATTCTGAACGGAAACGAACGGCTACAGCTGTCGTACTGTGGGTGAGCATTGGTTTCGGTTTTAGTCAGGTATCTAACAACAGACGATACATGCGGAATTCAAATAGCCAGTGCCCAATTGTTACCTGGCAAGAAGATAAATATAGACAACATATTTAAGCTTATTCAGCtaatataacttttaaaatgagaaCTTCGACCCTAACTAGACTAGACTAGTTGGCTAGGAATGTCAAAAACCTAGCGAGCCTAAGCAAGTCTAATATACCTAGCGGTACTTTTCGTGTATTATTTTCAAGTGTGCGATATTTTCACATCATATAATCGTACATTACTACGGCTTCTGTAGAGAAAACAAAACGAAGTAGCGTTCTATAACTGAAGAcgaaaacaataaatgaaagtaATTCATACCCCACCAGTTTGTGTCCTCTCAGAATCCGGAAAGGCGCCGTTGTTCTACGTCACATCCGCTTCGTAGGACTATGTTTACATTCgttctatttatttttgactggCTAGTTGTTATTCATAcgttttaacatatttttccaGATCTGAAAGTTGATCATATCATAAACAATAAGCCAAACGGATTTAAAGAATAAAGCCCCAAGCTCGATCCCTCATTCAAAAAGCTTACGATATCTTGTAACTGAAGGTATACAAACAGTTCAAGGTTAGTGGCTTTGAACgtacaaacatatttttagtttttgggAGTTTATAGGTTGACTATACTTTTTCGGATAATTGTTGCTTTTCCAAGTCAGGTATTGACAGTGGTTCCATGATAATAATACTTGGCGATGGATTACAAACATAACAGAAACTAGGACCTACAGCTGATTAAGATGAGATGGAAATACTTAACTTTAGTCGTTCCAAGTTTAGTCACTCACACCTATTCACCAAGTTGCAGCTTTGCATATACACTGCATGCGTAAATTTTGACACATGCATGAGAAGGGTTCAAGACATCAAGTGAATATCGttgataatgtattttatttcaccttgcGTGTTGTCTTCCGTGACCATAATACCGCCATTGTtccagaaaatgtaaaaagaaattctCCAATCACACGGCTgtttaatgtaattataattactACATgtcttatgttttttaattactCTGAACCAGACTCCACATAGAACATGTTCCAGGCAACATGAAGGAGACAATGCAGGCCAGGTCTATTGACCACCTTATAAGTTTTAATCGTGCTGGAGGCTCTAATACAACATGAACTGTaagctttacaaaaaaaaaacaaaaaaacaaacaacttaaaaatataaccaaaataataacaaacaaaaagcttcctgcaagacagaaacagaatccacgaccccaaaaaaaaaacagaaaagggagagagggatgagaaacGACAAGGTAATAAACAAATCTGTTCATTCATTCTCCCATCTTCCCGTCTCCATGTCTGCCCCCCTTCCTGAAGCCTCAGCGTAAAACGACAGAGGGACACAGCACCAACCGCTGCCCcataaaaacaattatgatGATAATAAGAGTAATAGCAATAGCATCAATAAAAAGCCAGTGAATGCCTCCCCAACCTCTTTACAGAAGAgtaacaaatatatttattacagggagatgggggggagggggacagagataacaccaatattacaatatatatataatcaatataagaatagaaaataaatagttGCTGAAAATGATAACCAGTACTTATCAGCACAATCCCCCACCCAGCCCTTGCTTtagtcagccattttgattgCATTCCCCTTCCGCTTAACCTTGAAAAAGAGGTAGGGTGTAGGGCAGAGGGGTGGTTCTTTTGTAACGTGCCCTTGTGAAAAGCCAACAGTGAAAGAGCTTCAGGGGTTATCAACATTGTTGTCAAAATGTATATCATAATTAACAATCATAACACTAATATTCATAACAGTAACAACATGGAGAGTGGATGTCGAAGATTTTTTTTTCGAAGGTGAGATGcttccaggagagagagaaagggaacaATCTGGAAAATTAAATGCCTTTTCTTTTGATTTCAGA encodes:
- the sike1 gene encoding suppressor of IKBKE 1, whose amino-acid sequence is MTCTLEKVLGDARTLLERLKEHDTAAESLIEQSGALSQRVHSMREVGNALPDKYQEDSSELKEFSKYKPHILLTQENTQIKELQQENRELWLSLEEHQYALELIMGRYRKQMLQLMKDKKEMDTRPVLSLHEDHAKEVQNQLERICEMGQVMRKAVQVDDQHYCTVRERLAQLEIENKELRDLLSISKSSLKPQVEEVAQTQTQTQAQQPEPDPKPEAE